Proteins from one Macrobrachium rosenbergii isolate ZJJX-2024 chromosome 14, ASM4041242v1, whole genome shotgun sequence genomic window:
- the bwa gene encoding alkaline ceramidase has product MMATTRGSLLRNWVGAGTSPVDWCEDNYTVTPHIAEFVNTISNVLFLIVPAACTHLWASYAKHVSRGIHVVWIFFTVIGLSSAYFHATLSLLGQLLDELSILWVLMVSYALFTPVQYRPKFLRANQKLFLAAMSLLACLITASAFVQPAVNCYALFLVGAPAVSMLVVEVRAAREPTVTRLGFITLCALGLATTAWVGDKFLCALWRALNIAVLHGLWHILIFVSAYMTQVLFCYIHAYQDVPESLPVLRYWPPKKSWGLPYVYCQIHSHDKTP; this is encoded by the coding sequence ATGATGGCTACCACAAGAGGAAGTCTCTTGCGGAACTGGGTTGGCGCAGGAACTTCTCCTGTGGACTGGTGTGAGGACAACTATACCGTCACTCCTCACATAGCCGAATTCGTCAACACTATAAGCAACGTGCTTTTCCTGATCGTCCCGGCCGCTTGCACGCACCTGTGGGCCAGCTACGCCAAACACGTCTCGCGAGGCATTCATGTGGTGTGGATCTTCTTCACCGTAATCGGTTTGTCGTCGGCCTATTTCCACGCCACGCTATCCCTCTTGGGCCAGCTTTTGGACGAGCTATCTATCCTGTGGGTGCTGATGGTGTCCTACGCCCTATTCACACCAGTCCAGTATAGGCCCAAGTTCCTCAGAGCGAATCAAAAGCTCTTTCTGGCCGCCATGTCGCTCCTGGCCTGTTTGATTACAGCCTCGGCCTTCGTCCAGCCAGCCGTCAATTGTTACGCCCTCTTCCTGGTGGGCGCCCCAGCTGTTTCTATGTTAGTGGTGGAAGTTCGGGCGGCCAGGGAACCAACCGTCACCCGACTGGGGTTCATAACCCTGTGTGCCCTAGGCCTAGCGACGACGGCCTGGGTCGGAGACAAATTCCTTTGTGCCTTGTGGCGGGCGTTGAATATAGCTGTCTTGCATGGGTTGTGGCACATACTCATATTTGTCAGTGCTTACATGACTCAGGTTCTCTTCTGTTACATCCACGCTTATCAGGATGTGCCCGAGTCACTGCCTGTCCTTAGATATTGGCCCCCTAAGAAGAGTTGGGGTCTCCCATACGTCTACTGCCAAATACACAGCCATGACAAGACGCCCTAA